The window GCTCGACGAGCTTGAGCGCACGTGGGTCACGAGCAAAGAAGTTTTCACGCACGAATGCGCCATCTTCGGTCTTGTATGTCTGGAAGTCACCATCGGGGGTGACGTTCATGAGTGTGCGGAGAGCGCCGTCGTGGTCGTTGGCGAGAAGTGAATCCCATTCACGACCCCAGATGACCTTGATGACGTTCCAGCCAGCACCACGGAAGAAGCTCTCGAGCTCCTGGATGATCTTTCCGTTACCGCGCACAGGGCCGTCAAGACGCTGCAGGTTGCAGTTGATCACGAAGTTGAGGTTGTCGAGACCTTCGTTGGCAGCTACCTGGAGCTGACCACGCGATTCGACTTCATCCATTTCACCGTCACCGAGGAATGCCCAGACCTGCTGATCAGATGCATCCTTGATGCCACGGTTGGTGAGGTAGCGGTTGAGCTGTGCCTGATAGATCGCGTTGATGGGACCTAGACCCATCGACACGGTGGGGAACTGCCAGAAGTCAGGCATCAGGCGGGGGTGTGGGTAGGACGAGAGTCCGCCACCGGCGTGAGACTTCTCCTGACGGAAGCCATCAAGCTGGCTTTCGTTCAGACGTCCCTCAAGGAATGCGCGGGCATACACACCGGGAGAGGCGTGACCCTGCACGAAGATCTGGTCGCCACCACCGGGGTGGTCCTGACCGCGGAAGAAGTGGTTGAAACCGACTTCATACAGCGATGAGGAAGAAGCGTAGGAAGAGATGTGGCCACCGACACCAATGCCGGGGCGCTGTGCGCGGTGCACGAGCATTGCAGCGTTCCAGCGAATCCAGGCACGGTAGCGACGTTCGGTTTCTTCGTCGCCGGGGAATGCGGGCTCGTTCTCTGGAGCGATGGTGTTGAGGTAGTCGGTTGTGGGAACCATGGGCACACCCAGGTGCAGTTCCTTTGAGCGACGAAGGAGGGAGAGCATGATGTCTCGACCGCGTTCGTGACCCTGTGACGCAACGACGCCATCAAGTGATTCGTTCCATTCCGCTGTCTCTTGCGGATCGGCGTCGTAGTTACTGACCGAGTAGGGATCCTGGTCGTTAACCGTCACAACAACCTCTTTCTCACAGGCAGATCGTGCCTGTACATGCTGGGGGAGGGAAGATCCAACTGGGTTACAGCGTGGACACTAGGTAACACTCTACAGACGAGCTGAGGGCTAGGAGTAATTATTGATGGATATGTAAACCATCAACACATCTAAGATTGTTCTGTCGTCATCCCACAAAGCAAGGAGAAGCTCACATGAGCCTCACTATCGGTGCACCAGCCCCTGATTTCACGTTGAAGAATCAGTTCGGTGAAGAAGTTTCCCTGTCACAGTTCCGTGGGGTGAAACCTGTCGTTCTCGTCTTCTACCCACTCGCGTTCACGGGCATCTGCACGGGCGAGCTGTGCGAGCTGCGTGACAACATCTCCGTTTTCAAGACCAATGGTGTTGAACTGCTTGCTATCTCTGTGGACTCCAGCCCCACTCTTCGTGTTTTTGCAGAAAAAGAAAACTACGATTTCTCACTCCTGTCTGACATGTGGCCCCACGGTGAGGTCGCGTCCAAGTACGGCGTTTTCCTTGAAGACAAGGGCTTTGCGAACCGCGGCACCTTCGTGATCGACAAGGACGGCAACCTCGCTGGACAGTTCGTCACCGAGCCTGGACAGGCCCGTGACTTCGCCTCGTACAAAGAGCTCGTAGAAAACCTGTAATATATTTCGAGCACGGGCCTTTAGCTCAGTTGGTAGAGCGCCACGTTTACACCGTGGATGTCATCGGTTCGAGCCCGGTAGGGCCCACTCGTGTGAAAGAGCGTCGCAGAAATGCGGCGCTCTTTCTTATTGT of the Aurantimicrobium photophilum genome contains:
- a CDS encoding peroxiredoxin translates to MSLTIGAPAPDFTLKNQFGEEVSLSQFRGVKPVVLVFYPLAFTGICTGELCELRDNISVFKTNGVELLAISVDSSPTLRVFAEKENYDFSLLSDMWPHGEVASKYGVFLEDKGFANRGTFVIDKDGNLAGQFVTEPGQARDFASYKELVENL